One genomic segment of Culturomica massiliensis includes these proteins:
- a CDS encoding protein-disulfide reductase DsbD family protein, whose amino-acid sequence MRKKLFTFLLFWTIGILTAFAQVENPATWSYSEKSLGNGEYELTLKAELKPGWTIYSMYTPEGGPMQTSLNFEAAGKGIELLGKATENEPHKEYDPIFEVDVWHFAGEFVITQKIKVTDPALTSVKGTLEYQVCQEGQCVMFDEEFTIPLKGAGNVVEKTAEVPSGDLQASDTQKDESLWMFFWLAFVAGLAAVVMPCVFPMIPMTVSFFMHGDSNKAKAKAKALFFSFSIIAIYTVLGLIISVVLGPDFINWLSTNWVPNVFFFIIFMIFAASFFGAFEIVLPSWLVNKSDKQADKGGYIGAFFMAFTLVLVSFSCTAPIVGTVLVEAARGSVLRPVIGMLGFSLAVALPFGFFAFFPSKLGNLPKSGGWLNSVKVVLGFIEVALGFKFLMVADQTYHWGLLDREVYIAIWVAVFTLQGLYLMGKLKFRNDSDLQYIGVTRLAFIIATFAFVIYLIPGMFGAPLKALAGYFPPQETIDFDINRIVRDNAKEIMKSGVALGNPAAVSRNQEACESPKYADFLHLPHGIDGYFDYEQALKCARAQNKPLFIAFTGHGCVNCREMEQSVWSDPRILDMLRNDYVVVALHVDDKKTLPENEWYISDYDGKKKKTLGKKNADFQIKYFNSNAQPNYILLDSHVEGKDLEKYMLMPARGYDLNRDAFYNFLKEGLEKFKQRNQ is encoded by the coding sequence ATGAGAAAAAAATTATTTACTTTTTTATTGTTTTGGACAATAGGTATATTAACAGCCTTTGCTCAGGTAGAAAATCCGGCGACATGGTCATATAGCGAGAAGAGTTTGGGAAACGGGGAATACGAATTGACATTAAAAGCTGAATTGAAACCCGGTTGGACGATATATTCCATGTATACTCCCGAAGGCGGACCGATGCAAACCTCTTTGAATTTCGAGGCTGCGGGGAAAGGAATCGAATTGCTGGGGAAAGCTACCGAAAACGAACCGCATAAAGAGTATGATCCGATATTTGAGGTGGATGTATGGCATTTTGCAGGGGAATTTGTAATTACCCAGAAAATCAAAGTGACCGATCCGGCATTGACTTCGGTAAAAGGAACGTTGGAATATCAGGTATGTCAGGAAGGACAGTGTGTCATGTTCGACGAAGAGTTTACGATTCCTTTGAAGGGGGCGGGAAATGTTGTCGAAAAAACAGCGGAGGTACCGTCGGGAGATCTGCAGGCATCTGATACGCAGAAAGACGAGTCTTTGTGGATGTTTTTCTGGCTTGCTTTTGTAGCGGGGTTAGCAGCTGTCGTGATGCCTTGTGTATTTCCGATGATTCCGATGACGGTATCTTTCTTTATGCACGGAGATTCTAATAAGGCCAAAGCCAAAGCGAAAGCATTGTTTTTTTCTTTCTCGATCATTGCTATTTACACGGTGCTGGGATTGATTATTTCGGTTGTGCTTGGACCGGATTTTATCAATTGGCTGAGTACGAACTGGGTTCCTAATGTATTCTTCTTTATCATTTTTATGATCTTTGCTGCTTCGTTTTTCGGAGCTTTTGAAATCGTACTTCCTTCCTGGCTTGTAAATAAGTCCGATAAGCAGGCTGATAAAGGCGGTTATATCGGTGCTTTTTTTATGGCTTTTACTTTGGTATTGGTGTCATTCTCGTGTACGGCACCGATTGTCGGTACAGTGCTCGTTGAAGCTGCCCGGGGATCGGTATTGAGACCGGTTATCGGTATGCTGGGTTTTTCGCTAGCAGTGGCTTTGCCTTTCGGTTTTTTTGCTTTTTTCCCTTCTAAATTGGGAAATTTGCCCAAATCAGGAGGATGGCTGAATTCGGTAAAAGTGGTTTTGGGTTTTATTGAAGTCGCTTTAGGCTTTAAATTCCTGATGGTAGCCGACCAGACATATCATTGGGGATTACTCGACCGGGAGGTATATATCGCCATCTGGGTAGCTGTTTTCACTTTACAGGGCTTGTATCTGATGGGTAAACTGAAATTTAGAAATGACAGTGATTTACAATATATCGGTGTAACCCGGCTGGCATTTATTATTGCTACCTTTGCTTTTGTTATTTATCTGATTCCGGGTATGTTCGGAGCTCCTTTGAAAGCATTGGCCGGTTATTTCCCGCCACAGGAGACGATCGATTTCGATATTAACCGTATTGTACGCGACAATGCCAAAGAAATTATGAAGAGTGGTGTGGCTCTCGGTAATCCGGCGGCCGTATCCAGGAATCAGGAAGCCTGTGAATCTCCCAAATATGCAGACTTCTTACATTTGCCTCATGGAATCGACGGATATTTCGATTATGAACAGGCATTAAAATGTGCCCGGGCACAGAATAAACCACTGTTTATCGCTTTTACGGGACATGGATGTGTGAATTGCCGGGAAATGGAACAATCCGTATGGTCCGATCCCCGTATTTTGGATATGCTCAGAAATGATTATGTCGTTGTGGCTTTGCATGTGGACGATAAAAAGACTTTGCCTGAAAATGAATGGTATATTTCTGACTATGATGGAAAGAAGAAAAAGACTCTCGGAAAGAAAAATGCCGATTTTCAGATTAAATATTTTAATTCCAATGCTCAACCCAATTATATTCTATTGGACAGTCATGTTGAAGGAAAGGATCTGGAAAAGTATATGTTGATGCCTGCCCGCGGATATGATCTGAACCGGGATGCTTTCTACAATTTTCTCAAAGAAGGACTGGAAAAGTTTAAACAGAGAAACCAATAA
- the cdaA gene encoding diadenylate cyclase CdaA — MISLFIKFGVFDVLDILIVAFIFYQVYRLVKGTAAINIFIGIFIFYLAWLLVRAFNMELISSILGQFIGMGVIALLIVFQQEVRRFLLLVGSKYNLQNIFNFESLFAKPVIKDDVSEAIVQSCVYFSQTKTGALIVFAQNTELYNYAQTGVMLKAKVTSDLIENIFFKNTPLHDGAVIIAENKILAARCILPVSDKTDLPGSMGLRHRAALGLSAVSDALIIVVSEETGNITFVKDGNYKVRITADELRNFLHGDFKTFIVK, encoded by the coding sequence ATGATATCGTTGTTTATCAAGTTCGGGGTATTTGATGTATTGGATATACTGATTGTTGCTTTTATTTTTTATCAGGTGTACAGATTGGTAAAAGGAACGGCTGCAATCAATATTTTTATCGGGATTTTCATATTTTACCTCGCATGGTTGCTGGTACGGGCTTTCAATATGGAGTTGATCTCTTCAATTCTGGGACAGTTTATCGGGATGGGGGTAATCGCTTTGCTGATCGTATTTCAGCAGGAAGTAAGGCGTTTCCTGTTGCTGGTGGGTAGTAAATACAATTTACAGAATATCTTCAATTTTGAAAGTCTTTTTGCTAAACCGGTGATCAAGGACGATGTATCCGAAGCCATCGTACAGTCGTGTGTCTATTTTTCGCAAACCAAAACGGGAGCATTGATTGTTTTCGCCCAGAATACGGAGTTGTACAATTATGCCCAGACCGGGGTAATGTTGAAGGCGAAGGTAACCAGCGATCTGATCGAGAATATTTTCTTTAAAAATACTCCCTTACACGATGGTGCCGTTATTATTGCAGAAAATAAAATTTTGGCGGCCCGTTGTATCCTGCCGGTATCGGATAAAACGGACCTGCCGGGGAGTATGGGGTTGCGTCACCGGGCTGCCCTCGGATTGAGTGCTGTAAGCGATGCGCTTATTATTGTGGTGAGTGAAGAAACCGGTAATATAACTTTTGTCAAAGACGGCAATTACAAAGTGCGCATTACGGCCGACGAGTTGCGCAATTTCCTGCACGGCGATTTCAAAACTTTTATTGTAAAATGA
- a CDS encoding HU family DNA-binding protein: MTKADIVNEISRTTGIEKVAVQATVEAFMESIKNSVVGGKNVYLRGFGSFIVKKRAEKTARNISKNVTIKIPEHFIPSFKPSKSFVTEVKGKVKK, translated from the coding sequence ATGACTAAAGCGGATATTGTTAACGAAATTTCGAGAACAACCGGGATTGAGAAAGTAGCGGTTCAGGCTACAGTAGAGGCTTTTATGGAGTCAATAAAGAATTCCGTGGTTGGTGGTAAGAACGTGTATTTGAGAGGATTCGGTAGTTTTATCGTGAAAAAGAGAGCAGAAAAAACAGCCCGTAACATTTCAAAGAACGTAACTATCAAAATACCCGAACATTTCATTCCTTCATTCAAACCTTCCAAAAGTTTTGTAACGGAAGTTAAAGGTAAAGTTAAAAAATAA
- a CDS encoding DMT family transporter, producing the protein MGKIRGIIYACLSAATFGMIPLFANTAMQEGVNNDTILVYRYMIAAIVYGIYLLFRKTDLRIGKKACVELLWAGVGGYGITAYFLFLSYRYMPTGIATSIHYLYPVVVAIFMSLFYRQHLSLLVKGAIGLAIVGVYFMLWSGGEIKWAGLVFAILTTFTYGTYIVALNRPLLRSMNPDVLTFYVLLFTALFYWIAAGVKGTFTLNYTPHFLFDMSMLGILSTVISARLLVAAVARIGSVATSVLGTLEPITAIIVGVYAFHEELGIKNFVGLLLVLMSVLIVILSMNERHRKSKERTANN; encoded by the coding sequence ATGGGAAAAATACGGGGGATAATATATGCCTGTTTGTCGGCTGCCACATTTGGTATGATACCTTTATTTGCCAATACGGCTATGCAGGAAGGAGTCAACAACGATACCATATTGGTTTACCGCTATATGATAGCGGCCATCGTATACGGCATATACCTTCTGTTTCGGAAAACCGACCTGAGGATCGGTAAAAAAGCTTGTGTCGAGCTGCTATGGGCAGGTGTCGGGGGATACGGGATTACAGCTTATTTTCTTTTCCTTTCCTATCGGTATATGCCGACTGGGATTGCGACTTCGATTCATTATCTTTATCCGGTAGTCGTGGCTATTTTTATGTCTTTATTTTATAGGCAGCATTTGTCGTTGCTGGTGAAAGGAGCTATCGGGCTGGCAATTGTCGGGGTTTACTTTATGTTGTGGAGTGGGGGAGAAATCAAATGGGCCGGATTGGTGTTTGCCATATTGACGACCTTTACTTACGGTACGTACATTGTGGCTTTGAATCGTCCGTTACTGCGGTCGATGAACCCTGACGTACTTACATTTTATGTATTGCTGTTTACCGCTTTGTTCTATTGGATTGCTGCCGGGGTTAAAGGTACGTTTACTTTAAATTATACGCCTCATTTTCTCTTCGATATGTCGATGCTCGGCATATTGAGTACGGTGATTTCTGCCCGCTTGTTAGTGGCGGCGGTAGCGCGTATCGGTTCTGTTGCGACTTCGGTGTTGGGAACCCTGGAACCGATTACCGCAATTATTGTCGGCGTTTACGCTTTTCACGAGGAATTGGGTATCAAAAACTTCGTCGGTCTGTTATTGGTATTGATGTCCGTATTGATCGTTATACTAAGTATGAACGAACGCCATCGGAAATCGAAGGAAAGGACGGCCAATAATTAA
- a CDS encoding Rne/Rng family ribonuclease: MNSELVIDVRADEVIIALLREKKLVELTKEKTSVQFAVGDIYLGKVKKIMPGLNAAFVNVGYEKDAFLHYLDLSPQFHSLDTYIKQCIARKGLPLAKLKLEPEISKNGKISDILTVGQWVAVQVAKEPISTKGPRLTSELSIAGRNLVLMPFADKVSVSQKIKSPEERKRLKRLIESIKPKNYGVIVRTVAEGKKVAQFDNELKELVDRFESAFKHIRDIEPPKLILGEIDRTSVILRDILNSSFENIYVNDITLSKEIRHYLSSIAPEKEDIVKYVSPEIPILDHFGVDKQIKSSLGKTVSFKNGAYLIIEHTEAFHVIDVNSGNRAKLGDDQESNALEVNLAAAEEVARQLQLRDMGGIIVIDFIDMQLAENRQKLYDKMKACMEIDRAKHTILPLSKFGLMQITRQRVRPEMTVDTMETCPVCHGTGKAEPAILVIDRIEDQLEHIAREKRCRNIVLKVHPFIGAYLKKGFISMRRRWAFRYKISLRIVDVPSYYIYEYHFYNSYKREIVD; the protein is encoded by the coding sequence ATGAACAGTGAGCTAGTTATTGATGTCAGGGCAGATGAGGTTATTATCGCTTTGCTGCGGGAAAAGAAGTTGGTGGAGTTGACGAAAGAAAAAACGAGCGTCCAGTTTGCCGTGGGGGATATTTATCTGGGAAAAGTAAAAAAGATCATGCCCGGATTGAATGCGGCATTTGTAAATGTGGGATACGAGAAAGATGCATTTCTTCATTACCTGGATTTGAGTCCTCAATTCCATTCTCTGGATACCTATATCAAACAGTGTATTGCCCGTAAAGGACTGCCGTTGGCTAAACTGAAGCTGGAACCGGAGATCAGTAAGAACGGAAAGATTTCTGATATTCTTACCGTTGGACAATGGGTTGCCGTACAGGTGGCCAAAGAGCCTATTTCCACGAAAGGGCCGCGTTTGACTTCAGAGTTGAGTATTGCCGGACGTAATCTCGTCTTGATGCCCTTTGCGGATAAGGTATCCGTTTCGCAGAAGATAAAATCTCCTGAAGAACGGAAAAGGTTGAAACGGCTTATTGAGAGCATCAAGCCTAAAAACTACGGGGTAATAGTGCGGACGGTGGCCGAAGGGAAAAAGGTGGCGCAGTTCGACAATGAACTCAAGGAATTGGTGGATAGATTTGAGAGTGCATTTAAACATATCCGGGATATCGAGCCGCCTAAGCTTATTTTAGGGGAAATCGACCGGACAAGTGTTATTTTACGTGACATTCTGAATTCTTCTTTCGAGAATATATATGTCAATGACATTACTTTAAGTAAGGAAATACGGCATTATCTTAGCTCGATAGCGCCCGAGAAAGAAGATATCGTAAAATATGTATCTCCTGAAATACCGATACTCGACCATTTCGGTGTGGATAAGCAGATAAAATCTTCGTTGGGGAAAACAGTTTCCTTTAAGAACGGGGCTTATTTGATTATCGAACATACGGAAGCTTTTCATGTCATCGATGTGAACAGTGGCAATCGGGCAAAATTGGGTGACGATCAGGAGTCAAATGCCCTGGAAGTTAATCTGGCGGCCGCAGAAGAGGTGGCCCGGCAATTGCAGTTGAGGGATATGGGAGGCATCATCGTTATTGATTTTATCGATATGCAATTGGCCGAAAACCGGCAGAAATTGTATGATAAAATGAAAGCCTGTATGGAAATCGACCGGGCGAAACATACGATTTTGCCGTTGAGTAAATTCGGATTGATGCAGATCACCCGTCAGCGGGTACGGCCGGAAATGACTGTCGATACGATGGAAACTTGTCCCGTATGTCACGGGACGGGAAAAGCGGAACCTGCTATTTTGGTTATCGACCGGATTGAAGACCAGTTGGAACACATTGCCCGGGAAAAGAGATGCCGGAATATCGTATTGAAAGTACATCCGTTTATCGGCGCTTATTTGAAAAAAGGTTTTATTTCCATGCGCCGTCGCTGGGCTTTCCGGTATAAGATATCTCTTCGTATCGTGGATGTCCCGTCGTATTATATTTATGAATATCATTTTTATAATTCCTATAAGCGGGAAATTGTGGATTGA
- the ychF gene encoding redox-regulated ATPase YchF: MGLQCGIVGLPNVGKSTLFNCLSNAKAQSANFPFCTIEPNVGVITVPDERLNKLVELVKPANVVPAVVEIVDIAGLVKGASKGEGLGNKFLSNIRETDAIIHVLRCFDDDNIVHVDGRVNPVGDKEIIDVELQLKDLETVENRLQKEEKRAMTGGDANAKRLVEVLHMYKDALEKGLSARTVVLDDLQQDVAKDLQLLTNKPVLYVCNVDEASVVNGNKYVEAVREAVKDERAEVLVIGAAIEADIAELETYEEKQLFLEDLGLKEAGVNKLIRTAYHLLNLQTYFTAGPKEVRAWTFRKGMKAPQTAGIIHTDFEKGFIRAEVIKYNDFITYGSEAKCKEAGKMSVEGKDYVVQDGDMMNFRFNV, from the coding sequence ATGGGTTTACAATGTGGTATTGTCGGACTGCCGAATGTCGGAAAGTCGACCTTGTTTAATTGTTTGAGTAACGCCAAGGCACAGTCTGCCAATTTCCCGTTCTGCACGATCGAACCGAATGTGGGTGTGATTACAGTGCCCGATGAGCGATTGAATAAGTTGGTGGAATTGGTGAAGCCCGCGAATGTCGTACCGGCTGTCGTGGAGATTGTGGATATTGCCGGCCTGGTAAAAGGGGCCAGTAAAGGAGAAGGGCTGGGAAATAAATTTCTGTCGAACATCCGGGAAACGGATGCGATTATCCATGTATTACGTTGTTTCGATGACGATAATATTGTGCATGTGGATGGACGTGTAAATCCTGTAGGGGATAAAGAAATTATCGATGTCGAATTGCAACTGAAAGATTTGGAAACGGTCGAAAACCGGCTTCAGAAAGAAGAAAAGAGGGCAATGACCGGAGGCGATGCCAATGCGAAGCGCTTGGTTGAAGTGTTGCATATGTATAAGGATGCCCTGGAAAAAGGGTTGTCGGCCCGGACGGTTGTGCTGGACGATTTACAGCAGGATGTCGCTAAGGATTTACAGTTGCTGACCAACAAACCGGTATTGTATGTGTGTAATGTGGATGAAGCTTCGGTTGTCAATGGTAATAAATATGTGGAAGCTGTCAGAGAGGCTGTTAAAGACGAACGGGCAGAAGTACTGGTGATCGGAGCCGCTATCGAAGCCGATATTGCGGAATTGGAGACCTACGAGGAAAAACAGCTGTTTCTGGAAGATTTGGGTTTGAAAGAAGCAGGGGTAAATAAACTGATCCGTACAGCTTATCATTTGTTGAATTTGCAGACTTATTTCACTGCCGGTCCGAAGGAAGTCCGGGCATGGACTTTCCGCAAAGGAATGAAGGCACCCCAGACAGCCGGAATTATACATACCGATTTCGAAAAAGGGTTTATCCGCGCGGAAGTAATCAAATACAATGATTTTATTACTTACGGTTCGGAAGCCAAGTGCAAAGAAGCCGGAAAAATGTCGGTAGAAGGCAAGGATTATGTGGTACAGGATGGAGATATGATGAATTTCCGTTTTAATGTTTAA
- a CDS encoding single-stranded DNA-binding protein, producing MVNKVILIGNVGADPEVRYLDGGVAVANLRLATTESYKNKNGEKVDQTEWHNIVLWRGLAEIVEKYVKKGMRLYIEGRIRTRSWDDQNGVKRYTTEIYADNMQMLSFNRGDNADVAPRSNFSAAPSAPVQNISPATDESDDLPF from the coding sequence ATGGTTAACAAAGTGATTTTAATCGGAAATGTAGGTGCCGATCCGGAAGTAAGGTACCTCGATGGTGGTGTTGCAGTTGCGAATTTACGGCTGGCAACGACAGAAAGCTACAAAAACAAAAACGGAGAAAAAGTCGATCAAACGGAATGGCATAATATCGTATTATGGCGGGGTTTAGCGGAAATTGTCGAAAAATACGTTAAAAAAGGTATGCGGCTTTATATCGAAGGCCGAATCCGTACCCGTTCCTGGGACGATCAAAACGGAGTAAAACGGTACACCACTGAAATTTACGCCGACAACATGCAAATGTTGTCATTCAACCGCGGAGACAATGCCGATGTTGCGCCTCGCAGTAATTTTTCAGCAGCCCCCTCTGCTCCGGTTCAGAATATTTCTCCGGCTACTGATGAAAGCGACGATCTGCCGTTCTGA
- a CDS encoding LolA family protein, which yields MHYIITLLSFIAFCLPTLGQNEAKTILDKSAAKIKALPAVEIQFTLTMENKAENINEEHEGKAWMKGNLYKLNVMDVENYYDGTNIYTYMPEVQEVNIKNPSDEEEDMLNPTKIFDIHNTGFKQQLISTTNGIAYIELYPIDLKKNFVKIGIRVKTADSSIQEVTSFGKDGNNLIITINSIKQPSPIPADSFFKFDTAKHADVEVVDMR from the coding sequence ATGCACTACATCATTACACTACTTTCATTTATCGCATTTTGTTTACCCACACTAGGTCAAAATGAAGCGAAAACGATTTTGGATAAATCGGCAGCTAAAATAAAAGCTCTTCCGGCTGTGGAAATCCAATTTACATTGACGATGGAAAACAAAGCCGAAAACATCAATGAGGAGCATGAAGGCAAAGCTTGGATGAAAGGTAATCTGTATAAATTAAACGTCATGGACGTAGAAAACTACTATGATGGAACCAATATTTACACCTATATGCCTGAAGTTCAGGAAGTAAACATTAAAAACCCATCTGACGAAGAAGAGGACATGCTGAATCCGACAAAGATTTTTGACATCCACAACACCGGTTTCAAGCAACAATTGATTTCAACGACAAACGGGATTGCCTATATCGAGCTCTACCCCATCGACCTGAAAAAGAATTTCGTCAAAATAGGCATACGGGTAAAAACAGCCGATTCTTCCATCCAGGAAGTTACCTCTTTCGGTAAAGACGGTAATAATCTAATTATTACCATCAACAGTATAAAACAACCTTCCCCCATTCCTGCCGATTCTTTTTTCAAATTCGATACGGCAAAACATGCTGATGTGGAAGTTGTCGATATGAGATAA
- a CDS encoding DUF4252 domain-containing protein, which yields MKKITLLVVLVCLGWGGFAQNFVEEFEMRYADNENFSVVNISSKMFELIAMMADEKKTDSETKIRYQISADGELEVQKMVSKLKGMKVLTSEVDARKYYDAAVKDLTKSGSVYEELMNVKEKKEWVRIYTREKKGTVSELVMVILDENEFVLIGFTGEIDLKQISGIAEMVNVKGAEQLKKIDENK from the coding sequence ATGAAAAAGATAACATTGCTAGTGGTGCTTGTTTGCCTGGGATGGGGTGGCTTCGCACAAAATTTTGTAGAAGAATTCGAGATGCGTTATGCCGATAATGAGAATTTTTCGGTCGTAAATATTTCTTCCAAGATGTTTGAGTTGATTGCGATGATGGCGGATGAAAAGAAAACGGATTCGGAGACGAAGATAAGGTATCAGATTTCTGCCGATGGGGAGTTGGAGGTACAGAAAATGGTTTCGAAATTGAAGGGTATGAAAGTGTTGACCTCGGAAGTGGATGCCCGGAAATATTATGATGCTGCTGTGAAAGATCTTACAAAAAGCGGGTCTGTATATGAGGAACTGATGAACGTAAAGGAAAAAAAGGAGTGGGTCCGGATATATACGCGGGAGAAGAAAGGGACGGTTTCGGAGTTAGTGATGGTTATTCTCGATGAGAATGAGTTTGTTTTAATCGGATTTACGGGAGAAATCGATCTGAAACAGATTTCCGGTATAGCTGAAATGGTCAATGTGAAAGGGGCTGAACAGTTGAAAAAAATCGATGAAAATAAATGA
- a CDS encoding DUF5715 family protein, whose translation MQIIKIAVILGIFLWCGCSGDKKNDRFSYFRNYSRTFNDLNDKHLQGARKWGIQPVGSVNELKRMKGQVEEIRSCRLYEVDELTHSQPYLVPRAVGLLQAIGRNFRDSLSAKDLPSYRIIVTSVLRTDESVKKLRKRNINASANSAHVFGTTFDVAYARFKKTGFGKTENDKLKSVLAEVLQDLRKAKQCYVRYEYKQGCFHITVR comes from the coding sequence ATGCAAATTATTAAAATTGCGGTTATATTGGGGATATTTCTGTGGTGTGGATGTAGCGGAGATAAAAAAAACGATCGTTTTTCCTATTTCCGGAATTATTCGCGCACATTCAATGATTTGAATGACAAACATCTGCAGGGAGCCCGAAAATGGGGGATACAACCGGTCGGGTCGGTGAATGAGTTGAAACGGATGAAAGGGCAGGTCGAAGAAATCCGGTCTTGCCGGCTGTATGAAGTAGACGAACTGACCCATTCGCAGCCTTATCTGGTGCCCAGGGCCGTCGGCTTATTGCAAGCGATAGGGCGGAATTTCCGGGATTCTTTATCGGCTAAAGACTTACCTTCTTACCGGATTATTGTGACCAGTGTGTTGCGGACAGATGAGTCGGTAAAGAAACTCCGGAAAAGAAATATAAATGCCAGTGCCAATTCAGCACATGTTTTCGGTACGACTTTCGATGTGGCTTATGCACGTTTTAAGAAAACCGGTTTCGGAAAGACGGAAAACGATAAACTGAAGTCGGTATTGGCAGAAGTTTTGCAGGATTTGCGTAAAGCAAAACAATGTTATGTCCGCTATGAGTATAAACAAGGATGTTTTCATATCACAGTGAGGTAA
- a CDS encoding RNA polymerase sigma factor — protein sequence MKIEEFKNKILPLRDKLFRLALRIMRSTEDAEDVVQEVMLKMWDIREDWERIGNKEAYCCRMVRNISLGKIGLKEYGNETLDEHWELRLEEERPDERIEKDDNLRWLHELIGRLPEKQRTVIQLRDIEGMSYREIAACMAVSEEQVKVNLFRARKEIREMFLKIDGYGLRKN from the coding sequence ATGAAGATAGAAGAATTTAAAAATAAGATTTTGCCTTTACGGGATAAGTTGTTTCGCTTGGCTTTACGAATAATGCGGAGTACGGAAGATGCGGAAGATGTTGTACAGGAGGTCATGCTTAAAATGTGGGATATACGGGAGGATTGGGAGAGGATCGGGAACAAAGAGGCCTATTGTTGCAGGATGGTACGGAATATTTCGTTGGGAAAGATTGGGCTGAAAGAATATGGAAATGAAACATTGGATGAACATTGGGAATTGAGGCTGGAGGAAGAGAGGCCGGATGAGAGAATCGAAAAAGACGATAATCTGAGATGGTTGCATGAGTTGATCGGCCGTCTTCCGGAAAAGCAAAGAACGGTTATACAGTTGAGAGACATTGAAGGTATGAGTTACCGGGAAATTGCCGCTTGTATGGCTGTTTCGGAAGAACAGGTGAAAGTAAATCTGTTCAGAGCGAGAAAAGAAATCAGGGAAATGTTTTTAAAAATTGACGGTTATGGATTACGGAAGAATTGA
- a CDS encoding DUF4252 domain-containing protein, which translates to MKRFLLVSLLVIVALTGMGQTREFQEICDKYKEHEDVVSLRVNRFGCFFLSLFMPAGKESEVVRNFIRHSSSFQLLVTEGEIVRDVTKEIKNYIKKDQLEELLNVKDKKDEIKIYTLDDKKVIRQLFISVVDGGKEAVFLQVKGKYSMKMIQDLAKVNR; encoded by the coding sequence ATGAAACGGTTTCTTTTGGTATCTCTGCTGGTCATAGTGGCTTTAACAGGGATGGGGCAGACCCGGGAATTTCAGGAGATATGTGATAAGTACAAAGAGCACGAAGATGTCGTAAGTTTGCGGGTAAATCGGTTCGGGTGTTTTTTTCTCTCCTTGTTTATGCCGGCAGGAAAAGAGAGTGAGGTTGTCCGTAATTTTATACGTCACAGTTCTTCCTTTCAACTTTTGGTTACAGAAGGAGAAATCGTCAGGGATGTTACGAAAGAGATAAAGAATTATATAAAAAAGGATCAGTTGGAAGAATTATTGAATGTAAAGGATAAAAAAGACGAAATAAAGATCTATACCCTGGACGATAAAAAAGTGATCCGGCAATTGTTTATTTCGGTTGTCGACGGAGGGAAGGAGGCGGTTTTTCTGCAAGTGAAAGGAAAATATTCCATGAAGATGATACAGGATTTGGCTAAAGTGAACCGTTAA